TCTCAATTGCTGAACTCCGTAACCCGTGCGACTATCCACCACGAAATGACCCCTGAGCATTCCGGGGAACATATGCATAAGTCGTGGATAGTCAAGCTCAGCTCTCCGCTCTTCGCCATGTGTCGCAACAATCATCGTCGGAGCGTCCGGTCCTACCCGCAAACGAATGCGACGCAGCCAGCCTTCGACCTCGTTTTGCTCTTGTCCCTCACGTGGATTCCATACCACCAAATATAGAGCTCGCTGGCTAAAGAAGAACTGATGAGTTATTCGGTAGACCTCTTGTCCCCCAAAGTCCCACATATGCAGCGTAAGCTGTATATCGGAGTCGTCGGGAGATGCTAGTCTTAGTTGATTGACCTCAATTCCGTGGGTTGTTGATCTGTTGTGAACAAAGGGTTTCTCATTTAGTGCTGCTACTAACGACGTTTTCCCTACATTTCCTTCTCCGACGAGGACTACTTTTGCCTCATGAAGTTGAATGGCGTCATTCAAGCTGCGCAGATAGGCGGAGGTCCCAGCGGTTCCCAGACTCCCCGAGCTATTGACGCCATCATGGAAGCGTGTCCCTTCCGCAATCAGCCTCAACCCGCGCTTGACCATGTCGGCCAGTTCGGGTGGGAGCCGCCTAATCGGATTGTTGCTGATGTCGAGAACTCGTAGCTTCTTCAGCTTCGCGATTCCGCTGGGCAAATCACGAAGGAGGTTGTCATTAAGGTCGAGTTCCTCTAACTGACCCAGGCTCCATATTTCGTCGGGCAGGTACTCAAGCCGGTTGCCATAGAGCTCCAGTACGCGCATGCTTCGGTATCGTCCGATTTCCGGCGGCAGCGACTCCAGTCCCTGTCCCGATAGGGACAACACCCCATTCTGATATGCCCAGTCCAGCTCGTCGGGCGACAGTTCGGTCATGGTGACAACCTTGGCTACGAAAAGGGGTGCGGCGACCTGCAGCAGATGTGCCCATTGACCATACAGGACCGTTGCGGCCGTCCTGACTTCTAAGATGATAGTAGACATGGCGCTTCGTGAACGTTTCTGAGCCCGAACCGTTTAGCCATAAGGCCGGGGCCGATGGGGCTAGCGACGATCAGACAAACCGATGATTTGGACCTGCTACTGGTGTTCTCGGAGTGAGCAACCAATCGCTTAACTCTGGAAGCAAGACGATGAGCCTCGGTAGCGATGTCGGTACGAGCCTTCGCATGTGTGCCTTCACATGACAAGGCGCAACGCGGGCTGTCGCCGTGGGCAGCCTGCCGAGTTGTGCTGTTCAAGGATCAAGGGCCGCGCAAGCGCGGCCGCGCCCCCGCATGCCCGCGCTGCGGCCTGGAGGCCGGTCGCGGGCACGCGGGCGCGCCAGCTTGCCGGGCCGGTCAGATGTCCACGCCGTGCTTCTGCAGCCGCGACACGATCCCCGACTCCTTCCGGCCCATGTCGTTCGCGATCTCAGCGACCGTGTCGCCGGCTTCGAACCGCGTCAGCAGCTGCGCGTCCAGGTCATCGGTCCACGGCGCATAGGCGTTGGGGCGCTCCCGGCGCTTCTCGGCCAGGTTGAAACGCTTGCGGCGGCCGCCATAGCTCTCGACCAGGGCGGCCAGCTCGGCGGTGAGGAGCCGAATGACGGTGGGCAGTTCATCGGGCGCCAGGGTGCCGCGTAGCTCGGTGAGGACCTGGCCGTCGCTGTCGCAGCTGACCATCGAGAAGTCAGCTCGTTGGTCGCCGGTCGGGGAGACATCCAGCTGGTAGGTGCGTCCGGTCGCGGCGGCCTCGCGGTGCAGGAGCACGGTCGGAGGTTGTGCCTCAGCGGGGAGCCAATCTGCGTCGTCCATGTGCTGAACGTATCGACAGACGCTGACATTGTGAGGGTGCGGTTTGAAGACCTCGGGGCGCTGCCCCGAACCCCGGCCCTCCCTCGGTGATCGGTGGGTCGGTGGGCGGGATCTCCTCGGTCGGGCAGGCCTGCCCCTGCCCGACCGAGGAGATCCCGCAGCGCCGCGCTATGTGCAGGCGCCCAGCGCCTCAGAGCGGATTACTGGGCTTCCCGTCGAAGCATCGCCAGGGCAAAGAAGGCTGCCGCTTGAGCGGCCCGCATGGTGCTGACGGCAGTCTCTGTCGTCATGGGGTGGATGGAGTCCTTCAAGAGATCAAATCCAGCCTGCTCGATTTCCGACGCAGACATGCCGGACATCCTCCGAACTAGTCCCACCTGGTCAACCACGATCTACCTCCAGTTCCCCGTACCAGCCTTGTGCCCAACGATCCGCAACACCAGGAGGCGCGACCCGTAAGAATCGGTTGCGGGGGGTGACGGTGGGGAGTAAGCGTGATCATCGCAGGGGAGTCAGCGAAAAGTCAGCGAACCCGCTGACTCCAGCTCCTGCCGAGCACTTCCAGATGCCGGCTGCTGCGCCCACTTCCAGGCACGCTGACGGTGGGCGATACGAGACGACAGGACTCGACCGCGTTCACACGGAAGAGGTCACTGGTTCGATCCCAGTATCGCCCACCATCAGCTACAGCAGGTCAAAGCCCTTCTTCGAAAGCCCTTCTTCGGAAGGGCTTTCGCCGTCTTCGGGGATGGCTGGCGGCTGACGAGGCCGGGTGCCTCGCCCGCAGGGGCTCGCACGTAGAGCCGGCGGAGTTCCGTCACTCGAAGGAGTCACCGGCTGGTTAAACCGGGTGATGTTTCACGAAACTTGCTGCAGTGTGGGTCGCTGCGATGAGTTTTGTCGGTGCGGGCGGTCAGTCTTGGTATGACGACGACTGCCGCCAAGTCCACCGGACCTGACCGTCTAGTCCCCCCACTACCCGATCGAGGTACCGTGCCCAGCCAGCTGCTCGACTCACCCGCCAAGTCCGCGACTCCGATCTCAGGTGGCACGCCGCCCGTGGTCCGGCTGCTGGTGCTGGCCACGTTCATCGTGATCCTCAATGAGACGATCATGATCAACGCGATCCCGAACCTGATGGACGCGTTGAAGATCACAGAACAGACCGCGCAATGGCTGTCGACCGCCTTCATGCTGACCATGGCCGCGGTGATCCCGATCACCGGGTGGTTCCTGCAGCGGGTGTCCACCCGGGGCGCCTACGCCACGGCGATGGGCCTGTTCCTGCTCGGCACCGCATCGGCCATCGTCGCGCCGAGCTTCGAGGTGCTCCTCGGCGCCCGCATCATCCAGGCGTCGGGCACGGCGGTGATGATGCCGCTGCTGATGACCACGCTGATGCATGTGGTGGCCGAGCGCGACCGGGGCAGGGTGATGGGCAACGTCAGCCTGGCGATCTCCGTCGCGCCCGCGATGGGCCCGGCGCTGTCCGGGGTGATCCTCAACTTCGGGTCCTGGCGCCTGCTGTTCGCCGTCGTGCTGCCCATCGCCGCCGCGATCACGTGGGGCGGCCTGAAGCAGCTCAAGAACGTGGGCGAGCCCGAGGTCGGCACCATCGACTGGTTCAGCGTGGCGCTGGCCGCGCTCGGCTTCGGCGGCCTGGTCTACGGGCTCAGCCGGTTCCAGGGCGGCAACATCGGCCTGGCCGCCGGCATCGTCGCAGCGGGCCTGGCCGCCATCGCGGTCTTCGTCTTCCGCCAGCTGTCGCTGCAGCGACACGGATCGCCGCTGATGGACCTGCGCACGCTCAAGCACCGCACCTACACCGTCGCGCTCATCCTGATGTCGGTCGCCTTCATGGCGATGCTCGGCTCGATGATCCTGCTGCCGCTGTACCTGCAGAATCTGCGTGGGCTCAGCGCCCTGCAGGCCGGGCTGCTGGTCATGCCCGGCAGCCTCGCCATGGGCCTGCTCGGGCCGACCGTCGGCCGCCTGTTCGACCGGTT
The Catellatospora sp. IY07-71 DNA segment above includes these coding regions:
- a CDS encoding MDR family MFS transporter, with the protein product MPSQLLDSPAKSATPISGGTPPVVRLLVLATFIVILNETIMINAIPNLMDALKITEQTAQWLSTAFMLTMAAVIPITGWFLQRVSTRGAYATAMGLFLLGTASAIVAPSFEVLLGARIIQASGTAVMMPLLMTTLMHVVAERDRGRVMGNVSLAISVAPAMGPALSGVILNFGSWRLLFAVVLPIAAAITWGGLKQLKNVGEPEVGTIDWFSVALAALGFGGLVYGLSRFQGGNIGLAAGIVAAGLAAIAVFVFRQLSLQRHGSPLMDLRTLKHRTYTVALILMSVAFMAMLGSMILLPLYLQNLRGLSALQAGLLVMPGSLAMGLLGPTVGRLFDRFGGRVLVVPGAIAISLSLAGFTQVSMTMPFWQLLALHALLMIGLAATFTPVFTLGLGAVPPHLYAHGSSILGTLQQVAAAFGTALVVTVMSARAESLKAEGVAAAAASLDGMRLAFIIGVVLSVAVIITALLLPARADNGAQGVGHGH